The following nucleotide sequence is from Candidatus Poribacteria bacterium.
TAATTTTACCTTGCGGCTCGGACAGATAGGTTTCAGGTTTGAAATAGTATAACTTAACGCGGAATTTCTGATTCGGCGAGCAACCTATCAATCACATCGTCTGGGGTTAGTCCTTCAATCTCGGCATCCGGTTTTAGGAGAATCCGATGTCGATAGACTGGCGGTGTCAAAAATTTGACATCATCGGGCAGAATATAATCCCGTCCTTGAAGTGCGGCGTAGGTCTTACTCGCTAACAATAAGGCAATCGAGGCGCGCGGACTTCCGCCTAATACTAACTCATTCGACGCACGTGATGCCTCCGCCAAACCGACAATATACCTGAAGATCGAATCCTCCACCGTGACTGCTTGGATCGCCTCCTGACACGCGTGAAGTGAAGCACTGTCAAGGACACTTTCAATACCTAATGTTTCCAAGCGAGTGGCATTAAAACCGTGATGATAGTTCATCAAAATCTCTGTTTCTACTTCTGGATCGGGATAATCCACGCGTAATTTGAACAGAAACCGGTCCAGCTGGGCTTCGGGAAGTGGGTAAGTGCCTTCGTATTCGATAGGATTTTGCGTTGCTAACACCATAAATGGCGGTGGGAGTTCATGGCGGACCCCGTCAATGCTTACCTGACGTTCTTCCATAGACTCTAAGAGTGCCGATTGCGTTTTCGCGGGTGCCCGGTTAATCTCATCAGCGAGCAGGACATTCGTGAAAACGGGACCCCGCTTGAGGTTAAATTGGTTTGTCGTCAAATCGTAGACGCTGGTACCGACAATATCCGACGGCATCAGGTCAGGGGTAAATTGTACACGGCTGAATTGCCCAGAGACTATCATTGCCAAGGTTTTCGCAACGAGTGTTTTCGCCGTCCCGGGGACTCCTTCCAACAACACATGCCCGCCTGAAAATAGGCTAACGACAATAAGCTCAAAAAGTTCTGTTTGTCCAACAATAACCTTTTGTGCCTCCTGCTTCATTTTTTCAAAAACCGTTTGAACGAGATTCGTCATATTTTAATTTTACCTTGCGGTTCGGTCAGGTGAGTTTCAGGTTTGAAGTGCCTTTACGTATATCTAAGGGAAATCCGCAGAAATACACAGAAACACCCTATCAAATACCCCTATCAAATACCCCAAGCAAAAACACCTCCACTTCGTTACGGACTATGGCTACGTAAAATAACGTGAGTTTGATAAAAGTGTCAAGTTGGGTTTCGCTACTGGTATTGATACAGAAAGTGGTCTTGAAAAACGAAATANNNNNNNNNNNNNNNNNNNNNNNNNNNNNNNNNNNNNNNNNNNNNNNNNNNNNNNNNNNNNNNNNNNNNNNNNNNNNNNNNNNNNNNNNNNNNNNNNNNNNNNNNNNNNNNNNNNNNNNNNNNNNNNNNNNNNNNNNNNNNNNNNNNNNNNNNNNNNNNNNNNNNNNNNNNNNNNNNNNNNNNNNNNNNNNNNNNNNNNNNNNNNNNNNNNNNNNNNNNNNNNNNNNNNNNNNNNNNNNNNNNNNNNNNNNNNNNNNNNNNNNNNNNNNNNNNNNNNNNNNNNNNNNNNNNNNNNNNNNNNNNNNNNNNNNNNNNNNNNNNNNNNNNNNNNNNNNNNNNNNNNNNNNNNNAAAACACCTAACGACTGGTAACCTTTTCAGGTTAATTTACAAATTCCGGTGGACAGCCAATCTTGTCTTACCAATGTTCACAACCTCACAGTAGACATCGACTCGTTTTGCGAGGTCAAGCAACTGTGCCTCCGATATATCACTGGACGGTTCCAGGTCCGTCACCAGATGTGTCAGTTCCTCGTCGGCATCAATGGCACCCCGTTGCGCCAATTCCCCTAAAAAAGTCGGTGTGTCCAAATTCGGATTGACCCGCCAACGATTACCAAGATCCGATCTGAATTTGTCGCGAATGTGCCTTAAAATCTCCGAGCGCGTGTTGCCTTTCTGATACAGCGCAGTCNNNNNNNNNNNNCTACTTCCGTCCTGCACATCTAACGGCTTTCCAAACCGACGCCCCCTCAACATGAGAAAAACGAAAAGGATCAGGCAGAGGTAAACAGCCCCTAAACCACCGCGTGTCCCGAACACAAGTGCCGCAAACGGGTCCGGAGGTCTTGTCTCAAGCGTGTAGTATCTTTTTTCAGCAAGTCCGATCCGTGCGTTGCGTGGGAGCGTTGACATAAGGTTATAGAGGAACGTAGCATTCCGCTCATCATACTTTAGCCCATCTCTACTGAATAGATAGGTAGAGGCGATGAAGAAGACGCGTCCTTTACCATGTCGTAGCGTCACCACGGTTGCCCCATCCTCTGTCGCATAGAGTGCAACGACCTCGCGTGTTATAGGTTCAAGCGCAAAACGCGTCCGAGCGCGAATCACGTCGATCGGGTGCAGCGGAAAGAACGATTCATCGGCTGTTCGGCGTGAGAATTCCTGAGCCATACACATTGAAAAGACCGTCCAATCCTGGCTCGTCTCCAGCCACAATTAAGGTGCCACCGGTGTTGACGAAATCCTGTATATCCTTAACTTCCGTCTCAGTCGGAGCCTTATTGAGGTCTTGGAGGAACAACGCATCATATCGCTCCAGACGTGCAGGATATATCTCAGATATTTCCGTGACGCGGAACTTCAGTCTGTGTAATATCCGATGAAGTACCGTGCCATCTATCAATGAATCACACGAAATCAGAAAGCAGGTAAGCGCAATTAAGATGAAACTGACTTTTAACGGACTGTTTTGGCTGGCAAGCTGCACCAAAGAAGAAACTCGTAGGATAGGCATATTTGTCTTTGTCGACATTACGGAATCCATCTATTACCCTGTAATCGGTGCGGTTAGGAATGCAGATCGCATGAATCAACGCCGAGTGCGCGTGTGGCACTCGTCGGGGCGAGTACGCCGCAAAACCGCANNNNNNNNNNNNNNNNNNNNNNNNNNNNNNNNNNNNNNNNNNNNNNNNNNNNNNNNNNNNNNNNNNNNGGCTTGTGTCCGTACCACACCTCGTCGAAAACGGTAACCGCGGGTCCGAGCGTCGCCTGCAAGTCGATGTCCTCTTGTGTTTGATAAAGATATTCGCGATTGGTGAGACTTCTATCGTAAGGGAGTACACCGCGCTCCTGAAGGTGCAAAATTGCGGAGAGATACAGATAGCGGAGGGCACTGCGAAAGTCGTTCGCTGCCTCCGCTGTTTCGGCGTGGGCAAGTGCAGCTTGCTCTGTCTCTACGCGCGCCTGCGTGGTATTTGCGGCATCGTCGTGCGCTTCAACAATCAGGTGCGTCCTGATCTGTCGGATAAAAAAGGCGACCACAATCACCAGTGCGACGGCTCCAAGTGGGAACAACACATACCTGAGATCCCCGTCCCATCCGTCCCTTGGTTCAAGGATCTTCGCCAAAGCCTTTCGGTATTCTTCGTAAGAGACATCCATCTCTGCCCGCGTCTTTAACTCTTCACGAAATGTCCGCTCTTCAACCGTCATCGCGAAAAGTTGAGAAACCGCAATCAAACAGATGATAACACCAACGCAAATCCACTTTTTCACAGTTATATTGCCTCTTTTATAGTATCCGGCTTCACATCTACCCGTTCCAGATAAAGAAGCGTCGTTAAAATCGCCCAAATCGGTACAAGGCAGGTAGCAATCAAACCTTTGACTATAAGAATTGCCACAGTAACAGGGACACTCAATAACTCCGGCAGTACAACCTCAATATCACCACCGACGAAGAGGCTCAAGAATTTGAGAGGTGATAACGCGTCGCGAATCTGTGCGAGATTCGGTGCGATGATCGCAACCGGCATCATAATCCACCAGAACAGTCTCCAGTGATTACGATACAGCGTGACAATTGTGCCAGCAAGGTTGGTGCGTTGATCGTCGGGCATTCCGATTTCCTTAACGTTGTGTGTGAAAAGCGTGGAAACGGGTGCCTAATCCGTTACCTGCATCTCGATATCATAAGCCTCTTTCCGAATCCGCAAGTCAAAGTAGAGGAGTGTAGCGCCGATGACACTGATCGGCATCGTGAAGGTAGCAATGATGAGGCTCACCAACCNNNNNNNNNNNNNNNNNNNNNNNNNNNNNNNNNNNNNNNNNNNNNNNNNNNNNNNNNNNNNNNNNNNNNNNNNNNNNNNNNNNNNNNNNNNNNNNNNNNNNNNNNNNNNTATATCATGAAGGAGATTAGGGAAATCGCCAACATGATTCCAAAGACCCGCCACCAAGTGCCTTTAACCAATTCGGTACTGCGGCGTAATGCGTTCCTCGCTGTGGTCTCTTCCAACATCACAGGCAGCGAATAGAGACCCCATCGAACTGAAAAATAGATTGCAAACGGAATACCGATAATTGTAATTGTTAAACCCCCGACAACTAACGACCAGAGGATTAAACTGCCGAGATACGTCCAAAACCGTTGCCACGCTCGTTGCAAAGCGATCCCTGGGAGAATCTCTCTCCCTAAATAGACGTGTGCACTCGCGTATGCCATAGACACCGCAACACTCAATAAGACAGCAAATACCAACATCACCAAACCTGTACCCATCGTGGCATCTGTCTCAAACAGAAACACAGAAATCAGATCGACACCAAATGATAAGACGAGATACACCATTCCGATTGTTACAAATAATCGGAAGTGGTTCCGATAGAAACTGAACATTCCGTCCAGAATATCCGTGAAATCCATCGGTTGTAGAGGTGTATTTTCGGTCTCACTGTTATTCACCTGCACTAAATCGTTGTGTTCTTGCATAATCTCCCACCTTTGAAAAGACTTATCGGAATACGCTTATTGTATCATAGACTGTGTCTGGTATCAAGAAAAGCAAGAAGTCGGGAATCGGAGTTCCCGCCTACAAGAATGGCAATCGGCAGTTAGCAGTCGGCGGTCGGTAAGAGGGTGTTCGTAACAATTCACCCGCTCTCGGAATATTCCAAGAAAAGTCAATTGTTACAGAATCCTTCTTTGCTGAGCACTGAAGGTTTCTGATCGGGAATCGGAGTTCCCGCCTACCGAAGAACTGAATGCCTCTGAATGTCGGACCCAATGCGTTGCCTCGAGCAAACAGGTGTGGTATACTCTATCTGTTATAGAACCTACACACAAAGGAGAAACCGGAATGCCCAGCAAGCGCGTGCGTTGGAAAGATAGATGCGTCCATCGGATAGTGTCCCTGTTCGGCTGGTGGTGTCGTCGTCTTCCGAGAGGGTGGGCACTGCGACTCGGAAATGGCGTTGGACTGCTGTGCTATTATCTCATCAAAAAACGCCGACAGATCGCCCTCAACAACCTACAAATTGCGTTCGGCAGTGACTTAACGCACTCGCAACGGACAGCAATCTGCAAGGGGAGTTTCATCAACGTTGGGAAAACCTGCATTGAGTTTCTCCGGACATCTGGGACGAAGTCTCTGTAGAGGGTGCAGAAAATCTCCACACCGCTTTGGCGGGTGGCAAAGGCGCGATTGTGTTCCTACCCCATTTCGGGAATTGGGAACTCCTATCCCTGGTATACGGTGCCCTGATTCCGGATCGAGCGAAAGCCATAGCGTTCCCGCTGAAAAACGCGCCACTTAACACCTATATCTGGCAACATCGCGAACAGATGAGTTTAAAACTGATTCCCCGGAAA
It contains:
- a CDS encoding MoxR family ATPase → MTNLVQTVFEKMKQEAQKVIVGQTELFELIVVSLFSGGHVLLEGVPGTAKTLVAKTLAMIVSGQFSRVQFTPDLMPSDIVGTSVYDLTTNQFNLKRGPVFTNVLLADEINRAPAKTQSALLESMEERQVSIDGVRHELPPPFMVLATQNPIEYEGTYPLPEAQLDRFLFKLRVDYPDPEVETEILMNYHHGFNATRLETLGIESVLDSASLHACQEAIQAVTVEDSIFRYIVGLAEASRASNELVLGGSPRASIALLLASKTYAALQGRDYILPDDVKFLTPPVYRHRILLKPDAEIEGLTPDDVIDRLLAESEIPR
- a CDS encoding DUF4129 domain-containing protein translates to MKKWICVGVIICLIAVSQLFAMTVEERTFREELKTRAEMDVSYEEYRKALAKILEPRDGWDGDLRYVLFPLGAVALVIVVAFFIRQIRTHLIVEAHDDAANTTQARVETEQAALAHAETAEAANDFRSALRYLYLSAILHLQERGVLPYDRSLTNREYLYQTQEDIDLQATLGPAVTVFDEVWYGHKP